GGAGAAGCCCACGGCGCGGGCGGGAGCGTCCACTCCCTTGGCGGCCGGCCGGGGAACCGGGTCCGCGTCCCTCGTGGAAGCCGTTGCGGCGGGCGCGGATCCTCGACGCGGTCCGGCCGTTCGGTCGGGCACGCGCCTTGCACGGCGGGGGTGCGGGGAAAGGAGGGCGCCGTGGGAATGAGGTTGCTCGGGCTCCTCGCCGTTCTGGCGGTCGCCGGAGGCTCGGGAGCCGCGCTCGGTTCGCACGCGGTCGACTCGTCGGGAACGCTCACGGTGGCCGTCGACACCACGGGCGGCTGGAGACGGGCCCTCGCGGGAGACACGGTCGTGGTTCCGGTCCGCGCGATCGGACGTTGGGCAAGGGGGGACGTGCTGGCGGTCCGGTGGAGCGCCCGCGGGGAGGAGGTCGGGAGCTTTCCGCTTCCGCCGCTCACGGGAGAAGACTCGGTCCTCTATCGAATCCCCGTCGCGCTCCCCTATGTGGAGGGGGAGGAGGAGTCGCTCGCGGTCGAAGCGCGAAGGGACTCGTCGCGAGGGGGTCTTCTGGCGAGGACGGTCGTTCCGATCGGGCCGACCACGGCGGGCGAGCCGTTCGCGATTCCGATCGATCCCGGACCGGCGGAGGGGATCGACCTTTGCTACCCGTTTCTTCTTGTGCGCGAGGCGGACGGCTTTCGCCTCTTCGATCTCGGGAGCGGTACCGAGGTCGAGGGGGCGGCGCGGAGCGGGCGCGATGCTTCACTCGGCAAAGGTTTCGCCCTCTACGAACGTCGGGGGCGGATCCACCGGCTCGAGATTGCGAGCGGGACGTCGCGGCCGATCTCCGATCCGAACTTTCCCGGGGCGCACCCAGCAGCGGGCGATTCCCTCTCCGCCTGGTTCCGAAGCTGCTGCGGGACGTTCGGAGAGATCTTCCTGCTCCCGGCTCAAGGCGAGGCGTTCTCCTTTCCGCTCGGGTTTCCTGCTTCCGGGCGCCCCTCGGTCCGCGCCGGACGGGCGGCGTGGCTCGAGAGCGACGGGGAGACGTGGGCGGTCTGGACGGCGAATCTCGCGACGCGCGGGCGCGCCCTCGTCCATCGGTCCGACGATTCGCTCCTCGCCCCTTCGGTCGGCTCCGAGGGGATCGCCTTTGCCGCACGGCGGGGAACCCAATGGGTGTTGCTTCTTCACCGCTTCGCCGAGGGGACGATCGACACGATCGCGGGCGGCGGGAGAGACCTACGCGATCCCGCCTTCGGGAGCGGGTTTCTCGCGTGGAGCGAGGAAGCGGGCGGGGAGCGGGATCTTCGCGGGCGGCGGCTCGCGGACGGCCGGGCGTTTCCGATCTCGCTCGCGCCGGGAAGACAGGGTCCCTTCGCCCTCGATGATTCCCTCGCCGTCTGGTTGGAGGAACGGGGGGAGGAGAGTGGGCTTCGCGGGCTCCGGATCCGCCTTCCGGTGGGACCCTCTCCCATCCTCCGGCTTCGGTTCCATCGCGCGCGTTTCGTTCGCGACCGGGTCCTTCTCGAGTGGAGCGTCGAGGGGCCCGTGGACCGGGCGCCGTACTCCGCCTTTCGCGACGACGGCGATTCGGGCGCCGGCGGCGTACTGGTCGCCCGCGGCGCTCTCGACGGTCCCGGCTACTACTTCTGCGAGGATCGAACGCTCCCCGCAGCGGGAGAGCGGCAGCGGGTTCGGTACTCCCTCTCGGTCGAGGTCCCTGGGGGACCTCTCCATTTCGGGCCCGTTGCCGTCCTCCTTCCGGATCGCTACGGCGCGCTCTCGATCGAACCGGAGGGTCCAAACCCGACGGCGGGGCCGGTTCGCTTCGCGATCGAGGTCCCCGTTGCGGTCGAGGGGATGGAGGCGGCGTTCTGCGTATACGACTGCGGCGGAAGAAGGATCCGCGATGTCGTGGCAGGCCGCCTGCGATCGGGGAGGGCGTCCGTCGTTTGGGACCGGAGGACCGAAAGCGGAAGGGAGGCGGCGGCCGGTGTCTACTTCCTTCGCTTCCGAGTGGGCTCCGCGTACACGGAGACGAAGAAGGTGATTCTTCTTCCATCCGGATAGCCGCGGATGGACGCCGCGCCGCGACGAGGAGAGCACCTCGTCGATCGGGAGTCAGTGTCCCGCGCCCGGCGCGTCATTCCTTCGAGACTGAAGTTTTTCGAGCTCGAGGCGCGCGGGGGTGAAGGCGGGGTTTTCGCGAAGGGCGTTCCGGAAAGCCCCCTCGGCCTCCGCGAGGCGCCCGGCGCGGGCGAAGAACGACCCCTGATTCCAGTAGACGAGATGGAGGCTCCCGGATCCTTTCCCCTCCTCGATCGCGCGCTCGAACGCTCTCTCCGCCCCCGCGAGATCCCCGCGGTCGGCGAGGAAGGTGGCGATCTCGGTCTCCTGTTTGACGAAGCCGCGGTACGCGAAGGGCTGCGCGCGCCCGAAGAGCCAGACCGCGACGAGGAGAAGGGCGGCGAGAGCGGCGCGCCGGAGGGCGCGGGCGCGGAGCATCTCGAGAAACCCGAGAAACCCGTGCGCGGCGAGGGGGAGAAGACCGACGACGATCGGGAGGCGGTAGCGCGCGGTCACGTAGAGGACGAGGAGCGAGAGGAGGTACGCGATCACGAATAGGTGAAGAAACCCGGTTCTTCTCCAATTGCGCGCGGAGAGCGCGAAGCCGAGAAGCGCGAAGGGAGAGATCCATAGGAACGAGGGAAGAAAGCCGCGGAAGATCCAGGAGACCCGCGCGAAGTACTTCTGGTCGTAGTTGTCCGGAACTTCGTAGCCGTTCCAGACGAGCCGGAACTTCCGCCCGATGAGGTGCGCCTCTTCCGCCGGATGCGCGCGCGCGAACGCGAGCGCCTTCCCAATCCAGAAGCTGGAGACTTCGGAGGGCTTCATCGGGCGCCCCGTTTCCCGCTCGGCGAAACGGGCGGCGTCCTCCTCCTCATGCTCCGGAACCGTGCGGATGTCGAAGGGGGGCGTGTGGATCCCGGTCGCGCGCGGGTTGTTCCCGACGTACACGTTGATCCCCGCGTCCGATTCGACGAGGACCCAGTCCCCTCCGACGACGCGGTTTCGGATCGTGACCGGAAGGATCGCGAGGCCGATTCCGAGAAGAAAGACGCCGGCGCGGGCGGCGGAGGCGCGCGCGAGGGGGCGCGGCTCTCGGAGGAGGAGCCACGCCGCGAGAAAGGGGACCCCGAAGAGGAGATTTCCGCGACCCGTGACGGCGATCCCGAAGAGAAGCCCCGCGAGGGCGATGCGAGCGAGGTTCTTTTCCCGAGCGGCGATCGCAAGCGCGAGGAGGGAAGCGGCGAGAAAGAAGATCTCGGCCACCGACTTCAGGATCATGAGGTCCATGAAGAGAAGGGGGGTGTAGAGGGCGGCGAGAAGCCCCGCGATGATGCCGCGCCGCAGAGAAAACACTTGAGATGTGAGCAAAAACAGGAAGACGCACGTGAGGGATCCGAGGACCGATTGGAGGATGCGGACGAGGAGGAGATCCCTGCCGAAGAGGGCGTAGAGCCCGCCGAGCATGTACGCGTAGAGGGGAGCCTGGTAGTAGACGCGCTCCCCCCAGAAATCGCCGGCCGCGATCTTCTGCGCCCAGCGGTCGTAGGAAGCCGGGTCGATCAGGAGGTTGTCGAAATAGGGGGAGGCGCGGAAGTCGCTGAGAAAGAGGAGCCGCGTCGCGAGCGCGACGATGAAGACGGCGAGCGCGGCGGCGATCTTTTCTCGATTCCGCATCGACTTCCCCCGAAGAACAGGAGGAACATAGCGAGTGGAGCTTCACGCGTCAATTCCGGCGGTTCCCCGCCGAAGGCGGCCGAGGCCCGCGGAAGAGGAAGAGGGGACGCGGATCGAGGTGCGCGCGCCCGCGGAAGAACACCCGCGGGTCGGACCGCGAGTTCGCCGTTCCCGGAAATCGCGCGGCGGTCCGACATCCGAACACGATGCTCGCCCGCGTTCTCTCTAGCGCGCTGATCGGGGTCGATGCGTACCGCGTGACGGTGGAAGCGGATCTCGGGGGCGGGCTCCCGGCGTTCTCGGTCGTCGGGCTCCCGGACGCGACGGTTCGCGAGTCGAGGGAACGGGTCGCGGCGGCGGTGAAGAACTCGGGTTTTCACTTCCCCGCGCGGCGGATCACCGTGAACCTCGCCCCGGCCGGCATCCGCAAGGAAGGCGCGCTCTTCGATCTTCCGATCGCGCTCGGGATTCTCGTCTCGTCGGAGCAGATCGACCCGTTCGGATCGGACGGGGTTCTCGCGGTCGGCGAGCTTTCGCTGAACGGGAACCTTCGGCCGGTGCGCGGCGTCCTCTCGATGGCGATGCTCGCCCGCCGGCTCCGCATCGGAGCGATTCTCCTCCCTCCGGAGAACGCGGAAGAGGCGTCGATCGTCGAGGGGATCGGGGTCTATCCGGTCCCCTCGCTCCGCGAGGCGATCGAGCATCTCCGCGCGCCGGAGAAAGCCTCTCCCTACCTTCCGACCGGCGGATCCGAGGACGGTTCGAGCCCCTTTCTCGACCTCGAGGATGTCCGCGGGCAGGAGCAGGCGCGCCGGGCGGTCGAGATCGCCGCGGCGGGCGGACACAACTTGCTCTTCATCGGGCCGCCCGGCTCCGGAAAGACGATGATCGCACGGAGAATCCCCTCGATCCTTCCGGAGCTGACCCGAGAGGAATCGCTTGATGTCACAAGAATCTATTCGGTCGCGGGGCTTCTCTCGGCCGGCTCGTCGCTCGTCCGGAGGAGGCCGTTTCGCGCGCCGCATCACTCGACGTCCGATGCCGGACTCGTCGGCGGGGGCGCGTATCCCCGTCCGGGAGAGGCGTCGCTCGCGCACCACGGCGTCCTCTTCCTCGACGAGCTCCCCGAGTTCAAGAAGAACGTGCTCGAGCTTCTTCGCCAGCCGCTCGAGGAGGGGAGCGTCCGCATTGCCCGCGCGGCCGTCTCTCTCGTCTTTCCTTCCGCCTTCATGCTCGCCGCGGCCATGAACCCCTGTCCATGCGGCTATTGGGGAGATCCGCGCTGCACATGCACGCCGGGGGAGATCCAGCGGTACGCGAGCCGGGTGTCGGGGCCGCTTCTCGATCGGATCGACATTCATGTCGAGGTGCCGCGGGTCGCCTACAACGATCTCGCCTCGATCGCCCCGGGGGAGCCGTCGCGGGCGGTGCGGGAGCGGGTCGAACGCGCCCGGATGGTTCAACAGTCAAGGTTCGCGTCGATTCCCGGCGTGTTCACGAACGCGCGGATGGAATCCCGCGAGCTCCGGCGCTTCGCGTCGCCTGACGAAGAAGGACGCCGCCTCCTCCGCGCGGCGATGGAGAAGCTCGGTCTCTCGGCCCGCGCGCACGACCGGATCCTTCGCGTATCAAGAACCATCGCGGATCTCGTTGGAAGCGAGCACATCCGCGCCCCGCATCTCGCCGAGGCGATCCAATATCGCTCGCTGGATCGACCGCGCTGGAGGGAGGGGGGATGAGGATCGGTCAGGAGGCAACGTGTTCAGTTTTAGGAGGTTGTTTCGTTGCGGCAAGGTGCTTGACTTTCGTACACAATAGTTGCACGATTGTGCCGAAAAGTGGCAGGGAGGCACGGTCGTGGTCGAATGGCTCTTCCCGAGGACCCGGTGGATGATCCTGAGGGAGTTCTTTTCCCGGCCGGTACGGGAGCTGCATGTCAGCGAGTTGATCCGTTTGGCCGGTGGCGGCAGTGCCGCTGTCCAGAGGGAGCTTCGTCAATTCACGGAGGCGGGGCTCCTGATCCGAACGCGTGTCGGCAATCAGGTGCGCTATCGCGCGAATCCGAACCACGCCCTCTACCCGGAACTCCGATCCCTCGTTCTGAAGACCGTGGGTCTGGTCGATGTCTTGCGGGAGAGTCTCGAGGGGATCCCTGGAATCGATGTCGCCTTCGTCTGCGGAAGCATCGCGAAAGGCGAAGACCGGACGGACAGCGACATCGACTTCGTCGTGATCGGCGGGGTGTCCCTCAGGAAGCTGGTCGGCTCGCTCGCGCCTGCGCAGCAGAAGCTGAAATGGGAAATCAACCCGACGTTGTACCGGCCGGGGGAGTACAGGGAGAAGCTCGCCGCGCGAAACCACTTCCTCGAACAAGTTGTGAAGGGTCGCAAGCTGTTCGTGGTGGGGGAGGAGAGTGACCTTCAGCGATTGGCTGAGTGATCGCTGAGACGAGATCGTCCCTGAGGCCACAAGTTGGGAGGAGATCGGCCATCTCCTCGCCGTGGTGGATCGGGAGCTCGGTGATTCGGAGAGCGCCCGTTCGTTGGATGGAAGATTCGTTCATGCCTGCTGGGCGTGTCTGACCGTGGCGCGGACGGCGCTCCGAGCGTGCGGATACCGGTTGCGCTCCGTCGCCGGCCACGTACGCACGATCGAGTCGCTGGAGCACACGATGGATGTCGATCGGGAGAATCTAGGGCAGCTCCGAACATTCCGGGCTAAGAGGGCACGCGCCGATTACGAGATGACCGACACCGTCACCCAAGCAGACCTCGGTGAAGCCCGCCGGCTCGCCCGTAATCTT
The sequence above is a segment of the Candidatus Eisenbacteria bacterium genome. Coding sequences within it:
- a CDS encoding glycosyltransferase family 39 protein produces the protein MRNREKIAAALAVFIVALATRLLFLSDFRASPYFDNLLIDPASYDRWAQKIAAGDFWGERVYYQAPLYAYMLGGLYALFGRDLLLVRILQSVLGSLTCVFLFLLTSQVFSLRRGIIAGLLAALYTPLLFMDLMILKSVAEIFFLAASLLALAIAAREKNLARIALAGLLFGIAVTGRGNLLFGVPFLAAWLLLREPRPLARASAARAGVFLLGIGLAILPVTIRNRVVGGDWVLVESDAGINVYVGNNPRATGIHTPPFDIRTVPEHEEEDAARFAERETGRPMKPSEVSSFWIGKALAFARAHPAEEAHLIGRKFRLVWNGYEVPDNYDQKYFARVSWIFRGFLPSFLWISPFALLGFALSARNWRRTGFLHLFVIAYLLSLLVLYVTARYRLPIVVGLLPLAAHGFLGFLEMLRARALRRAALAALLLVAVWLFGRAQPFAYRGFVKQETEIATFLADRGDLAGAERAFERAIEEGKGSGSLHLVYWNQGSFFARAGRLAEAEGAFRNALRENPAFTPARLELEKLQSRRNDAPGAGH
- a CDS encoding YifB family Mg chelatase-like AAA ATPase, with amino-acid sequence MLARVLSSALIGVDAYRVTVEADLGGGLPAFSVVGLPDATVRESRERVAAAVKNSGFHFPARRITVNLAPAGIRKEGALFDLPIALGILVSSEQIDPFGSDGVLAVGELSLNGNLRPVRGVLSMAMLARRLRIGAILLPPENAEEASIVEGIGVYPVPSLREAIEHLRAPEKASPYLPTGGSEDGSSPFLDLEDVRGQEQARRAVEIAAAGGHNLLFIGPPGSGKTMIARRIPSILPELTREESLDVTRIYSVAGLLSAGSSLVRRRPFRAPHHSTSDAGLVGGGAYPRPGEASLAHHGVLFLDELPEFKKNVLELLRQPLEEGSVRIARAAVSLVFPSAFMLAAAMNPCPCGYWGDPRCTCTPGEIQRYASRVSGPLLDRIDIHVEVPRVAYNDLASIAPGEPSRAVRERVERARMVQQSRFASIPGVFTNARMESRELRRFASPDEEGRRLLRAAMEKLGLSARAHDRILRVSRTIADLVGSEHIRAPHLAEAIQYRSLDRPRWREGG
- a CDS encoding ArsR family transcriptional regulator translates to MVEWLFPRTRWMILREFFSRPVRELHVSELIRLAGGGSAAVQRELRQFTEAGLLIRTRVGNQVRYRANPNHALYPELRSLVLKTVGLVDVLRESLEGIPGIDVAFVCGSIAKGEDRTDSDIDFVVIGGVSLRKLVGSLAPAQQKLKWEINPTLYRPGEYREKLAARNHFLEQVVKGRKLFVVGEESDLQRLAE